Part of the bacterium HR11 genome is shown below.
CCGGGCCATCACGGGGTCCTCCTCCGCCTTGGGGACCATCCCCGGACCCGGCTTTTGGGCCGAGAGGACCGAGGCCTCCCAGAGGCCGACCCATAGGGTGAAAAGAGCACCGACGATGAAGCCACGCCACCGCCGCATGGCGCGCCCCCGCAGGATGAGACGGAGTTCCAGGACGCGAGATACGGGATGCAGGATACAGGATGCAGGATACGAGATGCAAGAGGGCCGTTCGGTTCGTGAAAACCCGTATGGATTCGACTTTTCCGACCCTTCGGGGAGAATGGTTTTTCAAGCTTTGGCAGATAGGCAGTTCGGCAGATGGGCCGATGGTCCCAAAAGCCCTGGGGCTGATCCTTGCCCACCCGGCTTCTATCTGCCTATCTGCCGACCTGCCCATCGGCCGGATGCTTGAAAAATCGTGCTTTCCGAGCGTTGGGAAAGGTTGTTCCGACGCCGCTCTCACGAACCGAACGGCTCTGTCAGAACAGGGACTTGAGGAGGTTGACAAACGTCGGATTCAGGACCGTCATCAGGAGAAGCAAAAGGAGGATCAGGAAGTTCATCTTCAGATTAAGGCGCTCGTACTGGCCTTCCAGAACGGCCATGCGATTTTCCAGGTGGGCGACCCGGTCCTCCAGGCGGGCGACCCGGTCCTCCAGGCGGGCCGTTCGTTCCTCTAAACCGGCAATCCGTTCTCCGAACTCCTGGCGTAGCCCCTGGATTTGCGTTTGGAGCTGGGTCTGGAACTCTTGCCGCAGGCCCTGGAAGTGAGCTTGGAGCTGGGTCTGGAACTCTTGGCGCAAGCTCTGGACGTGAGCTTGGAGCTGGGTCTGGAACTCTTGGCGCAAGCTCTGGACGTGGGCTTGGAGCTGAGCCTGGAATTCTTGGCGCAGGCCCTGGATTTGTTCCTGGAACTTTGCCCACAGGGCCTCCATGTGGGCGAGGAAGACCTCCTTCGTGACTAACTTATCCAGGAGTTCGTCCCGTAGAACCGTCACCTGCACCGTTACGACGGCCCGGACGGCCTCCTCCAAGCCGTGCACGAGTTTACGAGCCGGCTCCTTGCCCAGGACGTCTTCCAGGGCCTCGTAGACTTCCACGGGAATCGGCATGCGGTGGCCCCCATTTGGCCCGGATGCGTCTTTATGGTCTGCCCGGATATTCTGAGGTTTCCCCCAGGGATTTGCAAGCCGGCGGATGCTTGGCCGGTTCTAAAATTCTAAAGTGCGGAACGGGCGATAGGTAGAATGTATTTTCAAAACACTCATTTTACCACCGAGACGCCGAAGACCCCGAGAAAAATCGAAGAAGGACCGTCGTCCTCTGCGCCTCGGCGGTGAGTGTTGAAACAGGCTTTAGCGAACGGCGAGGGGCGAATGAGTCCCTACCCCCCTTACTCCCCCATCTTGCGTCCTGCATCCCGCATCTTGTATCCTGCATCCCACAATCCCCTTCATGGCGGCGGGATCACGGATGGGCGTCTGGTACATGCCGCCGTTCGAGCTCGTCCAGCCCCGGGACCTGGACGGGGCCTTGAGGCACCTGGCCGACTGGGCGGCTGACACGAAAATCCTGGCCGGCGGGACGGACCTCCTGCCCAGCATGCGTCAACGGCTGTTCGAGCCCCGGTACCTCCTGGCCGTCGGGCGTCTGTCCGAACTCCGGGGCATCGCCTGGGAGGGCGACTGGGTCCGCATCGGGGCCGCCGAGACCCTCAACGCCGTGGCCGCCCACCCTCAGCTCGTCTCGGCCTTTCCGGCCCTGACCGAGGCGGCCGCCGCCGTCGCCGCTTACAACATCCGGAACATGGGGACTCTCGGGGGCAACGTGTGTCTCGACACGCGGTGCCACTGGTACAACCAGTCGTACTTCTGGCGGAAGGGCATCGGGTTCTGCTTGAAGAAGGACGGGACCGTGTGCCACGTGGCTCCGGGCGGACGGCAATGCTGGGCCGCCTATTCGGGCGACACGGCGGCCGCCCTGATGGCCCTCGAGGCTCAGCTTCGGCTCGTCGCCCCGACCGGCGAGCGCCTCGTCCCGATTCGGGCATTCTTCCTAAACGACGGCCAACGGCGTTTTGTCTTACGGCCCGACGAAGTCCTCACGGAGGTCCGCATCCCCCGATGGATGGCCGGATACCAGGGCCGTTACTTTAAGTACCGCATCCGGCAAGCCGTGGACTATCCCCTGGTCGGCGTCGCCGTCCTGGTCCGGACGTCGGGGCCTCGCGTCCTGGACGTCCGCGTCGGTCTGACGGCCGTGAACCCCATGCCCCGATACTTCGACGTCCCGAGTGAATGGCTCGAGGAACCCCCGGACGTCTGGGTCGAACGGGTCGTCGAGGCCGTCGCCCGGTTGGCCCGCCCCCTGAAGACGAGCCTGCTCGTCGGTCCGGCCTACCGTCAGCACCTGGTCCGGGTCTTCGTCCGGCGGGGCCTCCGGTCCCTCCTGGCGCTCTCTGCGGCGGCGTAGGGGAAATGGGGAGGTAAGGGGCGGTGCTATGGGGATCGGGCCGTATTCCATATCAAAGCCGTCCCGCCCTTGTCAGAACAGGGACTTGAGGAAGTCGACAAACGTCGGATTCAGGACCGTCATCAGGAGAAGTATGAGGAGGATCAGAAAGTTCATCTTCAGGTTGAGGCGGTCGTACTGGCCTTCCAGGACGGCCATGCGATTTTCCAGGTTGGCGACCCGGTCCTCCAAGCGGGCGACCCGGTCCTCCAGGCGGGTCATTCGTTCCTCGAACTCCTGGCGTAGCCCCTGGATTTGGGTTTGGATCTGGGTCTGAAATTCTTGCCGTAGTCCCTGGACTTGGGTCTGAAATTCTTGCCGCAGTCCCTGGACCTGGGTCTGAAACTCTGCCCGTAGTCCCTGGATCTGGGTCTGAAATTCTTGCCGTAGCCCCTGGACCTGGGTCTGGAGCTGGGTCTGAAACTCTGCCCGGAGCCCCTGGATTTGTTCCTGGAACTTTGCCCACAGGGCCTCCATGTGGGCGAGGAAGACCTCCTTCGTGACTAACTTATCCAGGAGTTCGTCCCGTAGAACCGTCACCTGCACCGTTACGACGGCCCGGACGGCCTCCTCCAAGCCGTGCACGAGTTTACGAGCCGGCTCCTTGCCCAGGACGTCTTCCAGGGCCTCGTAGACTTCCACGGGAATCGGCATGCGGTGGACCCCCTTCGGACCGGATGCATCTTTATG
Proteins encoded:
- the hcrB gene encoding 4-hydroxybenzoyl-CoA reductase subunit beta; translated protein: MGVWYMPPFELVQPRDLDGALRHLADWAADTKILAGGTDLLPSMRQRLFEPRYLLAVGRLSELRGIAWEGDWVRIGAAETLNAVAAHPQLVSAFPALTEAAAAVAAYNIRNMGTLGGNVCLDTRCHWYNQSYFWRKGIGFCLKKDGTVCHVAPGGRQCWAAYSGDTAAALMALEAQLRLVAPTGERLVPIRAFFLNDGQRRFVLRPDEVLTEVRIPRWMAGYQGRYFKYRIRQAVDYPLVGVAVLVRTSGPRVLDVRVGLTAVNPMPRYFDVPSEWLEEPPDVWVERVVEAVARLARPLKTSLLVGPAYRQHLVRVFVRRGLRSLLALSAAA